In Octopus bimaculoides isolate UCB-OBI-ISO-001 chromosome 21, ASM119413v2, whole genome shotgun sequence, a single window of DNA contains:
- the LOC106879303 gene encoding rab9 effector protein with kelch motifs has protein sequence MEILPYFNANSKPVAFVWYLLETSGDAPKCRVGHSACVVKPSNTEAPNNNGQLYLIGGANPDNTFSDNPILDLNSWQWGYKEFTGFMPRYEQSLFSTRNNSSSIYIFGGANQTDTLNDIQYLDTDANKWLTLTPKGDIPVPRTHHSTTSVDDQFVIFGGGAQGTSPVLDAKVHSFSVSTSTWFTLDIKGPAPKPRLGHVSVSIDKKVYIHGGLCEDKFFDDFHVLDLETESWQQLEVSGQHPSARAAHGAVANGDNIYIFGGMSVDGALNDFYQVDTVSLISTRIAVDAPAPRPRLDFAMTITEITLDQPQSQKSGSDVENLEPSEDPEESTEEELQASNGCESVENVECSSRETYTVCLIHGGMDTEGGIFNDTLVIFLS, from the exons ATGGAGATTCTGCCTTATTTCAATGCTAATAGTAAGCCTGTTGCTTTTGTGTGGTACTTGCTTGAAACTAGTGGAGATGCACCAAAATGTAGGGTAGGACATAGCGCTTGTGTAGTGAAACCAAGCAACACAGAGGCACCTAATAACAATGGACAGCTTTATCTAATCGGTGGTGCCAATCCAGAtaacacattctctgataatccAATTCTAGACTTGAACTCTTGGCAATGGGGTTACAAAGAGTTCACCGGATTCATGCCCCGCTATGAACAGTCACTGTTTTCCACTCGGAATAATTCCAGCTCTATCTATATCTTTGGTGGAGCAAACCAAACTGACACTCTCAATGACATCCAATACTTGGATACCGATGCCAACAAATGGCTGACGCTAACCCCCAAAGGGGACATACCAGTTCCCAGGACCCACCACTCTACCACCTCTGTTGATGACCAGTTTGTCATCTTTGGTGGTGGAGCACAAGGCACAAGCCCAGTGCTAGATGCTAAGGTGCACTCCTTCAGTGTGTCCACATCCACCTGGTTCACACTGGATATCAAGGGACCAGCACCAAAACCTCGTCTTGGACATGTCTCAGTTAGTATTGACAAGAAAGTCTACATCCATGGAGGACTGTGTGAGGACAAGTTCTTTGATGACTTCCATGTTTTGGATCTGGAGACGGAGTCATGGCAACAGCTGGAGGTATCAGGTCAACATCCTTCTGCTCGTGCTGCTCACGGTGCTGTTGCCAATGGTGATAACATCTACATCTTTGGAGGAATGTCTGTAGATGGTGCACTCAATGATTTTTACCAAGTGGACACAG TTTCACTGATTTCTACCCGAATTGCCGTTGATGCACCAGCACCAAGACCGCGTCTAGACTTTGCCATGACCATCACTGAAATAACTTTAGATCAGCCACAATCACAAAAAAGTGGTTCAGATGTTGAGAACTTGGAACCCTCGGAAGACCCTGAGGAATCCACCGAGGAAGAGCTTCAGGCTTCCAATG GGTGTGAATCTGTAGAAAACGTGGAGTGCAGTTCGAGGGAGACATACACAGTTTGTCTCATCCATGGCGGTATGGATACAGAAGGTGGAATCTTTAACGACACCCTtgtcatctttctttcttga